Sequence from the Ornithinimicrobium humiphilum genome:
GGCGCGCCGCGCGCAGCCCCGCCAGGCCGGCGACCAGCGCAGCGGCGCACACGAGGGTCGCCGGGGCCAGCCACGGCACGATCTCGGCCGCCCCGAGGGCACCGCGCGTGCGGGGCGCCCCGGGGGCCGCCTCGGTCACCGTGCCCACCCACGGCTGGGTGGACGCGAGGAGGACCAGCCCGCACCCGAGGAGGGCGAGGGCGGCGGCCCCGCGCCGGCTCATCCGCCGCTGCGCTGCTGGGCCGCCCACGAGGCGTGCATCCGGGAGTAGACCCCGCCGTGCCCGACGAGCTCGCGGTGGGGCCCGACCTCGACGACCCGGCCCTTGTCCACGACGACCACGACGTCGGCGGCCTCGGCGGTGGACAGCCGGTGCGCGATGGCCACCGAGGTCCGGCCGCGCGTCAGCCCCTCCAGGGCCCGCTGGACGCGGACCTCCGTCGAGGGGTCGACCGCGCTGGTCGCCTCGTCGAGGACGAGCAGGTCGGGGTCGGCGAGATAGGCCCGGGCGATCGCGACGAGCTGCCGCTCCCCCGCCGACAGCGACTCGCCGCGCTGGCCGACGTGCGTGGCGAGGCCGTGCTGGAGCCCCTCGACCCAGGGGTCGAGGCCGAGCTCGGTGATCGCCAGGGCGATGTCCTCGTCGGTGGCCTCCGGCCGGCCGAAGCGGATGTTCGCGGCGACGTCGGCGTCGAAGAGGAAGCCCTCCTGCGGGACGAGCACGACCCGGCGCCGCAGCGAGGCGAAGGCCAACCGGCGCAGGTCGACGCCGTCGAGCAGGACGCGCCCCTCGGTGGGGTCCATGAGGCGCGTGAGGAGGCGGGCCATCGTGGTCTTGCCCGAGCCGGTCTCCCCCACGATCGCGACGCGGGTGTGCGGCTCGATGCGCAGGTTCACGTCCCGCAGCACCGGCTCGCCACCGGGGTAGGCGTAGGAGACGTCCTCGAAGACGACGGTGATCGGGCCGCGCTCCTGGTGCACGCCCTGCTCGCCCGGGTCGGCCACGTCGGCGGGGGTGTCGACCACGCCGATGACGCGCCGCCAGCCCGCCACGGCGTTCTGGAGCTCGTTGAGGATCTCGGTCGCCATGAGGACCGGCTGGGTGAAGAGGTTGACCAGGAAGAGGAAGGCCAGCAGCTGGCCCAGGGTGACGTCGCCCCGCACCGCCAGGACCGTCCCGACGGCCAGCACGATCGCCGTCGTCAGGCCGGCGAAGCCCTGGCCGGAGACGAACGCCATGACCGATCGGACCTGCGCGCGGATCGCCGACCGGCGGTGCTCCTCGATCGCGCGGTCGATGCGCTCGGCCGTGCGGTCCTCGACGCCGTAGGCGCGGATGGTCACCGCGCCGACGATCGCCTCGCTGATCGCGCCGAGCATGTCGCCCACCCGTGTGCGGACGGCACCGTAGGCCTCCCCCAGCATCGGCTGGAAGCGGCGCACCAGGAAGACGAGCGGGATGAAGCACAGGTAGACGACCAGGGCGAGCACCGGGCTGTAGAACAGCATGAGGAGCGTCGCCAGCATGATCTGCGCCGTGGAGATCAGCAGCATGAGGCCGCCGAACTGCACGAACATCGAGATCGTGTCGACGTCGTTGGTCACGCGGGAGACCAGCGACCCCCGACGCTCGGTGCTCTGGGTGAGGACCGACAGGTCGTGGATGTGGCGGAACGCCCGCATCCGCAGCGTCGCCAGGCCCGACTCGGCCGCGGTGAAGAGCCGCACGTTGACGAGGTACTGGGCCACGCTCGTGACCACCACGGCGGCCGCCGCGACGAGGATCGCGCGCAGCACGAAGCCGGTGTCGGGGCCGCCGTCGGCGAGGATGCCGTTGTCGGTGGTCTGCTGGACGACGAACGGGATGAGCACGCGCCCGAGCGTGGCGACCACGGCGAGGACGACGGTGAGGCCGATGCCGCGTTTGAGCTCGGGCGAGAGCTCGAGGCCGCGCCGCAGCGTCGCCAGGGTCCCGAGGGAGCTCTGCCCCTCGATCCGGCTGCTGGTGAAGCTGTCGTCGCTCACAGGCCCTCCTCCCCTCGCTCGACGGCGGCCCGCTCGGCCGCCTCGCGTGCATAGGCGTGCACCAGATCGGCATACCCCCGGCAGCGGCCCACGAGCTCGTCGTGGGTGCCCTGGTCGACGACCCGCCCGTGCTCGACGTAGACGACCTGGTCGGCCAGCGTGATCGTGGCCATCCGGTAGGCGACGACCAGGACGGTGGTGCCCGCCCTGGCCTCGCGCAGGGCGGCCAGGATGGCCTGCTCGACGGACGGGTCGACCGCGCTCGTCGCGTCGTCGAGGACGAGGAGGCGGGGGTCACGCCAGACCGCGCGGGCCAGGGCGATGCGCTGCCGCTGGCCGCCGGAGAGGGAGCCGCCCCGCTCGCCGATGACGGTGTCGATGCCGTCGGGCAGGGTGGAGACGAAGCCGTCGGCCTGCGCGACCCGCAGCGCCTCCCAGACCGACTCGTCGGTCGCGTCCTCGCCGAGGGTGACGTTGCCGCGCACCGTGTCGTCGAACATGAAGGTCTGCTGGGACACGAGGGTGGCGACCGAGGGCACGACGCCCCGCGCCAGCTCGCGCACGTCGACGT
This genomic interval carries:
- a CDS encoding ABC transporter ATP-binding protein, with protein sequence MSDDSFTSSRIEGQSSLGTLATLRRGLELSPELKRGIGLTVVLAVVATLGRVLIPFVVQQTTDNGILADGGPDTGFVLRAILVAAAAVVVTSVAQYLVNVRLFTAAESGLATLRMRAFRHIHDLSVLTQSTERRGSLVSRVTNDVDTISMFVQFGGLMLLISTAQIMLATLLMLFYSPVLALVVYLCFIPLVFLVRRFQPMLGEAYGAVRTRVGDMLGAISEAIVGAVTIRAYGVEDRTAERIDRAIEEHRRSAIRAQVRSVMAFVSGQGFAGLTTAIVLAVGTVLAVRGDVTLGQLLAFLFLVNLFTQPVLMATEILNELQNAVAGWRRVIGVVDTPADVADPGEQGVHQERGPITVVFEDVSYAYPGGEPVLRDVNLRIEPHTRVAIVGETGSGKTTMARLLTRLMDPTEGRVLLDGVDLRRLAFASLRRRVVLVPQEGFLFDADVAANIRFGRPEATDEDIALAITELGLDPWVEGLQHGLATHVGQRGESLSAGERQLVAIARAYLADPDLLVLDEATSAVDPSTEVRVQRALEGLTRGRTSVAIAHRLSTAEAADVVVVVDKGRVVEVGPHRELVGHGGVYSRMHASWAAQQRSGG